A genome region from Chengkuizengella sp. SCS-71B includes the following:
- a CDS encoding collagenase has translation MKIFKNKLIGKMFLLLLSISIIFPSNYNVLAKHSKEQSMSQELRAPASPIQTFQYEKSIHVKNSSNIERYRPAIPTRADGQRAIDTLSVSIASNHEYTFDDLNRLSYANLVDVLVTINTDEITDFWTYSQDVVEFYRDRQRLIYLSDEIEQRGSQYTSNDDRGLATLIEVLNKGFLYQWDFNDPDMDYLKDLSFRAEITPAVLSVMNNSDFALGTDTQEAVVAQIGYLISNSTTDIDMFDEAYSVIRYFNNGVDNYITDPSKTNAIYALLSGLNYNLYYNYRFGPYDTPNQAPWYGQIDTFFNEVAYILNFNQFADTDHEWLIDNAVYVITEEGRFHSNANFALNTLNDALNVYPYYGGVYLALAASVDDLGGNINYPSIVADYEDHYYGNHYTFDDGEFIIKAGDRVSEEDIQRIYWASKEVKAQFHRLYGVNEPVETGNPDDVLTAIIYNDSDEYGMNRYLNGLDTNNGGIYIESWGTFYTWDREVPTDSIYGLEELFRHEYFHFLQSRFLVPGMWGDTDLYNNDRLVWVEEGGGEFFAGSTRTGIDTRSTKIGNIHSNPSDWYTLDQVLHGTYGLWDIYDYSYAFYDFIYNHHMDIFDNVKQYISNEDADGFDHYMDDLARNTNLEDEYHNHIQNLINDGGRVVLVEDDYLVNHSNRSLPTISSDITNEISLRNVIENTYNSDLFDTYTIEGRYVGGRSNGEVNDREAMNNIVNQVLGNLDNRWSGYRTVTAYFVNHRVNSNGDYEYDVVFHGLLPDQGTGTGSDPVADISGPSSALVNETVSFSSDGSYDPDGTIDFYDWNFDDGSTSTRANPTHTFTAPGIYSVRLTVTDNEGRTDTTVTTIRITEEDTGGGEPGIILQTNGTLTSQNSGDNHYFTAVGTGETSITLTVPSANDAITWVLYEAITGDRVDWAIQNGNVHERTMNLVSGTEYEILVYTWETATIDYDLLVIGDGSPTDPTDPGTGTGEGSGTGFDPVADISAPSTAIVNETINFSSDGSYDADGTIDFYDWNFDDGTTSTRANPTHTYTTPGNYSVRLTVTDDQGRTDTTVITIRITEDDKGEGQSSIILETSGTLTSQNSGDNHYFTAFGTGETTITLTVPSANDAITWVLYEAATGVRVGWARQNGNVHEWTMNLVQGTEYEILMYTWETATVDYDLLAIEDGTPTDSTDPGIGG, from the coding sequence ATGAAAATATTTAAGAACAAATTAATAGGCAAAATGTTTCTTTTATTACTTTCTATCAGCATTATTTTTCCCTCAAATTATAATGTTTTAGCAAAACATTCCAAAGAACAGAGTATGAGTCAAGAATTACGAGCCCCAGCCTCTCCAATTCAAACTTTTCAATATGAAAAAAGTATTCATGTAAAAAATAGTTCTAACATTGAACGATATCGTCCCGCGATACCTACAAGAGCTGATGGACAACGGGCAATAGATACACTATCTGTAAGTATTGCTTCAAATCATGAATACACATTTGATGATCTTAATCGCTTATCTTATGCAAATTTAGTAGATGTTTTAGTAACGATAAATACCGATGAAATAACAGATTTTTGGACTTATAGTCAAGATGTAGTTGAATTTTATCGAGATAGACAACGTCTTATATATCTCAGTGATGAAATTGAACAGAGAGGTTCTCAATATACCTCTAATGATGATAGAGGGCTCGCAACTCTTATTGAAGTGTTAAATAAAGGCTTTTTATATCAATGGGACTTTAATGATCCTGATATGGATTATTTGAAAGATTTATCATTCAGAGCAGAGATTACTCCAGCAGTTCTGTCTGTGATGAACAATTCTGATTTTGCACTTGGGACGGATACGCAGGAGGCAGTCGTGGCACAGATAGGGTACTTAATCAGTAATTCTACAACAGATATAGATATGTTTGATGAAGCCTATTCTGTCATTAGATACTTTAATAATGGAGTAGATAATTATATTACTGATCCATCTAAAACGAATGCCATATATGCTCTGTTAAGTGGTTTGAATTATAATTTGTATTATAATTACCGTTTTGGACCTTATGACACTCCTAACCAAGCTCCATGGTATGGACAAATTGATACTTTTTTTAATGAAGTAGCTTATATTTTAAATTTTAATCAGTTTGCAGACACGGATCATGAATGGTTGATTGATAATGCTGTTTATGTAATTACTGAAGAGGGAAGGTTCCACAGTAATGCTAACTTCGCTTTAAACACATTAAATGATGCGTTAAATGTATATCCTTATTATGGTGGAGTTTATTTAGCGCTTGCAGCATCAGTTGATGATTTAGGAGGTAATATTAACTACCCATCGATCGTAGCGGATTATGAAGATCACTATTATGGAAATCATTACACATTTGATGATGGAGAATTCATAATTAAAGCAGGAGATAGAGTATCTGAAGAAGATATTCAAAGAATTTATTGGGCATCAAAAGAAGTTAAAGCACAATTCCATCGATTATATGGAGTAAATGAACCAGTTGAAACTGGCAATCCAGATGATGTATTAACGGCCATTATTTATAATGATAGTGATGAATATGGAATGAATCGATATTTGAATGGTTTAGATACTAATAATGGCGGTATCTATATTGAAAGCTGGGGTACGTTCTATACATGGGATAGAGAAGTACCTACAGATAGTATTTATGGGTTAGAAGAACTATTTAGACATGAATATTTTCATTTTCTTCAAAGCAGATTTTTAGTGCCGGGCATGTGGGGTGATACAGATTTATATAACAATGATCGATTAGTATGGGTTGAAGAAGGTGGAGGAGAGTTTTTTGCTGGTTCAACTAGAACAGGAATTGATACTAGATCAACAAAAATAGGAAACATACATTCAAATCCATCTGACTGGTATACTTTGGATCAAGTATTACACGGAACCTATGGATTATGGGATATTTACGATTATTCCTACGCATTTTATGATTTTATTTACAATCATCATATGGATATCTTTGATAATGTAAAACAATATATAAGTAATGAAGATGCTGATGGGTTTGATCATTATATGGATGATTTAGCAAGAAACACTAATTTAGAAGATGAATATCACAATCATATTCAAAATTTGATCAATGATGGAGGGCGAGTTGTATTAGTAGAGGATGATTATTTAGTTAATCATTCTAATAGATCTCTACCAACCATAAGTTCCGATATTACAAATGAGATTAGTTTACGTAATGTAATAGAAAACACCTATAATTCTGATCTTTTTGACACCTATACTATTGAAGGTAGATATGTTGGGGGTAGGTCGAACGGTGAAGTAAATGATAGGGAAGCAATGAACAATATTGTAAATCAGGTATTAGGAAACTTAGATAACCGATGGAGCGGCTATAGAACGGTCACTGCTTATTTTGTGAATCATAGAGTGAATTCAAATGGTGATTATGAATATGATGTCGTATTCCATGGATTACTTCCGGATCAGGGGACTGGTACAGGGTCAGACCCTGTAGCAGATATTAGTGGTCCTAGCAGCGCTTTAGTAAATGAAACCGTTAGTTTCTCAAGTGATGGTTCATATGATCCAGATGGTACTATCGACTTTTATGATTGGAATTTTGATGATGGTTCGACAAGCACGAGAGCAAATCCAACTCATACCTTTACAGCACCAGGTATTTACTCTGTTAGGTTAACAGTTACCGATAATGAAGGAAGAACAGATACGACAGTAACTACAATTCGTATAACAGAAGAAGATACAGGAGGAGGTGAACCTGGAATCATATTGCAAACAAATGGGACATTAACTAGTCAAAACTCAGGTGATAATCACTATTTTACAGCTGTTGGAACCGGAGAAACTTCAATTACCTTAACAGTACCTAGTGCTAATGATGCCATTACTTGGGTGCTATATGAAGCGATTACTGGAGATAGAGTAGATTGGGCGATACAAAACGGTAATGTTCATGAAAGGACGATGAACCTTGTGTCGGGCACTGAATACGAGATCTTGGTGTATACTTGGGAAACTGCAACGATTGATTATGATCTTCTTGTCATTGGGGACGGTAGCCCCACTGATCCGACAGATCCAGGAACTGGTACGGGTGAGGGGAGCGGAACTGGATTTGATCCTGTAGCAGACATTAGTGCTCCTAGCACCGCAATAGTAAACGAAACGATTAATTTCTCAAGTGACGGTTCATATGATGCAGATGGTACTATCGACTTTTATGATTGGAATTTTGATGATGGAACGACGAGTACAAGAGCAAATCCGACTCATACCTATACAACACCAGGTAATTACTCTGTGAGATTAACCGTTACGGATGATCAAGGCAGAACAGATACGACGGTAATTACAATTCGTATAACAGAAGATGATAAAGGAGAAGGTCAATCTAGTATCATTCTTGAAACTAGTGGTACATTAACTAGTCAAAACTCAGGTGATAATCATTATTTTACAGCTTTTGGAACCGGAGAAACTACAATCACATTAACAGTACCTAGTGCTAATGACGCTATTACCTGGGTGTTATATGAAGCGGCTACAGGAGTTAGAGTGGGTTGGGCGAGACAAAACGGCAATGTCCATGAATGGACGATGAACCTTGTACAAGGCACTGAATATGAGATCTTGATGTATACTTGGGAAACAGCAACGGTTGATTATGATCTTCTTGCCATTGAGGACGGTACCCCTACAGATTCGACAGATCCAGGAATTGGTGGGTAG